One Thermoanaerobacter pseudethanolicus ATCC 33223 genomic window, AGCAGAGCCTATTCTATACGGCATTGTTAAAGATGATTATGAAAAATTAAGAGAGAAATTGCAAGCGGCAATAAGTGAATGCGATTTAGTTTTGATGTCGGGTGGCAGTTCAGCCGGCAACAAAGATGAAACTCTCAGGGTTATAAGTTCATTTGAAAATTCGAATATTTTTATTCATGGAGTTGCTATACGACCTGGGAAACCTACGATTGTTGGAAAAGTAGGTGATAAATTCATATTTGGACTTCCGGGGCATCCACTGGCGTGTGCGGTAATATTTAAGACCCTTGTTATTCACTATTTGGACAGGGTAAGGAATTTTGAAAGAGAAGAATATCCGGTTGAGTGCAGGTTTGCCGTAAACTATCATAAGGCTGAGGGTAGAGCAGAATTTTTACCTGTTAGTATAAAAGAAGCGGAAGGAAAATTAATTGCGTATCCCACTTATTATGAATCAGGGCTTATATCTCGTTTTGCAAAATCCTTTGGATATGTTTACATTGAAAAAGAATTAGAGGGCATATCTGAAGGACAAATAGTTAAAGTTTATAAATTTTAGGAGGGTGCTATGAGGCAAAATATTTATCTTTCAAATATAAGTTTGAATGAAGCAATAGATATTTTTCTTGAAAAAATAAAAGATTTTAAGCTTGGAAGAGAATATGTAAAAACTTATGGAGCAAATGGTAGAGTTACAGCAAAACCTATATTTGCTAAAATTTCATCACCTTTTTACAGCTGTTCTGCTGTTGACGGGATTGCAACAGTAGCAAAAAAGACATTTACTGCAACAGACAAAAATCCTGTAAGGCTTAAAGAAGGAGTTGATTATGTAGTTATTGATACAGGTGATCCTATTCCAGATGAATATGATTGCGTAATTATGGTTGAAGATTTAATTTGGGTATCTCAAGATGAGGTTGAGATAATAAAGCCTGCTATTCCATGGCAAAATATACGACAAATTGGTGAGGATATAGTAGAAGGACAACTTATACTTCCTCAAAGCCATAGAATAAGACCTGTTGATATTGGTGCTTTGATTGCAGGAGGAGTATTTGAAGTTGAAGTTTATAAAAAGCCTAAAGTTGCAATCATTCCAACAGGAACAGAGCTAGTAGAACCAGGGGAAGAACTTAAAGTTGGAGATATAATAGAATTTAACTCGAGAGTTTTTGCCGCGCAGGTTGAAGAATACGGCGGAATTCCAACAAGATTTGATATTGTAAGAGATGATTTTGAGAAATTGAAAGCTGCTGTTGATAAAGCTTCAAAGGAATACGACATTATCCTATTAAATGCTGGTTCATCTGCAGGACGTGAGGATTATTCTAAAAAGGTTATTGAAACCTTAGGTGAAGTCTATATTCATGGAATTGCTATAAAACCTGGAAAGCCAGTTATACTAGGAAAGGTAAACAATAAGCCTATTGTTGGAATACCAGGTTTTCCTGTTTCAGCTTATTTTATAATGGAAAACATAGTTAAGAAGCTTATCAACTTTGTTCAAGGATATGATATAAAGGATAAGAGATATATAGAAGCAACTCTTTCAAAAAGAATTATGTCATCTTCAAAATATCTTGAGTTTGTAAGAGTAAAACTTGGTTTTATAGACGGTAAATACATCGCAGCGCCAATTGAACGGGGAGCAGGTACTACAATGAGCCTTGTAAGGGCTGATGGGGTTTTGGAAATACCTGAGGAGCTTGAGGGTTATGAAAAAGGGACAAGGGTTAATGTAAACATATTAAAAAGCGAAGACGAGATTAAAAATACAATTCTTTGTATAGGAAGCCACGATTTGATACTTGATATTGCAGCAGATCTTCTTGCCAAAAGAGGAAAATTCACGCTATCTTCAGCCCATGTCGGAAGCATTGGGGGAATACTCTCATTGAAGGATAGGGAAACACATTTTGCAACAATTCACCTTCTTGATGTGGAAACGGGTGAGTATAATAAATCTTATGTGAAAAGATATATTCCAAACAGAAAAATTGCCCTTATAAAATTTGTAAAAAGAATTCAGGGGCTTATGGTTAAAAAAGGTAATCCACTAGAGATTAATTCTTTGGAGGATATTGTAAAAAAAGGTGCAAGGTTTGTGAACAGGCAAAAGGGATCTGGTACAAGGATTTTGCTTGATTATGAATTAAAAAGATTGGGTATAAATCCCAAAGACATCATAGGTTATGATAGGGAAGAATATACTCATATTTCGGTTGCAGCACAAATAGCTAAAGGAAATGCAGATGCTGGACTTGGGGTATTTTCTGCTGCTAAGATTATGGACCTTGATTTTATTCCGATAGCAAATGAAGAGTATGACATTGCAATTCCCGTTGAGTACTTAGAACTTGAAGGGGTAAAGCAGTTTTTGGAGGTTATAAATTCAGAAGAATTTAAAAATGAGCTTGATAAGCTTGGAGGGTATGACTATAGCAATTTAGGAGAAATTATCATTATCGAGTAAAGGAGAGTTTTTATGAGAGATAGGTTAGGAAGAAATGTTGATTATTTAAGAGTTTCTGTTACGGATAGATGTAACTTAAGGTGCATTTATTGTATGCCGGAGGAGGGAATACCCAAAAAAGATCATAATGAGATTCTAAGGAACGAAGAAATTTTAAAAATAATTAGGATTTCAGCAGAACTTGGCATTAAAAAGGTAAGGTTTACAGGAGGCGAGCCACTTGTAAGGAAGGGAATTGAGAACATAATTTATGAAACATCAAAAATAAAAGGCATTGAAGACATTGCACTTACAACTAATGGAACAAAACTTTATGAAATGGCAGATACTTTAAAAGAAGCAGGACTTAAAAGAGTTAACATAAGCCTTGATAGTCTTAAAAAAGATCGATACCGTATGATTACAAGGCTTGGGAATATTGATGATGTATTTAGGGCTATTGACAAAAGTTTATCTATTGGACTTGAACCTGTAAAAATTAATACGGTTGTAATAAAAGGTATAAATGACGATGAAATTTTTGATTTTGTGAAGCTTGCCGATGAAAACCCGCTTCATATCAGATTTATTGAAATAATGCCGATAGGTGAAGGAGCAAAATTCAAAGATAACTATATATCGTCGGATGATTTAATAAGTAGCATTCCCGGACTGACTCCGGTTGAAACAGAACCGGGTAACACTGCAAGGGTTTTTAAAAGAAAAGGAGCAAAGGGAACGGTTGGTTTTATTACACCTTTGTCATGTAAATTTTGTTCAAGTTGTAATAGGATTAGACTTACTGCAGCTGGAACTATAAAACCTTGTCTGCATTCAAAATATGAAGTAGATATTAAAAGTTTTTTAAATGATGAAGACAAGATAAGAGCAATGCTGGAACATGCAATCTTAAGTAAGCCGGCAGGGCATAATCTTGAAAAGGAAATAAGCCAGAATCAAAAAATGATGTTTCAAATAGGAGGATAGTATATGAATTTAACACACATTAATGAAGAAGGTAGAGCAAGAATGGTCGATGTTAGCGAGAAAGCTGAGACAAAAAGAGAAGCTGTTGCAATAGGAAGTATTTATATGAAAAATGAAACTTTAAGAAGAATACATGAAGGAACTATTAAAAAAGGAGATGTCCTAGCTGTTGCACAGGTTGCAGGTATTATGGCTGCGAAAAATACATCTCATATGATTCCGATGTGTCATCCTATCATGATAACCGGATGTGATATTAGTTTTAATTTGGATTTTGAGAATTCAAAGATTGACATTAAAGCAGTAGTTAAAACTGTTGGACAAACAGGGGTTGAGATGGAGGCATTGACTGCAGTTACGGTTGCAGCTCTTACGATTTATGATATGTGTAAAGCAATAGATAGAGACATGGTTATAAGCGAAATAATGCTTGTGAAAAAAAGTGGTGGAAAATCAGGCCTTTATGAAAGGGAGGTTTAATAATGGCAAAGGTGGTGTCAGTTAATATTAGCGAAAAGAAAGGAACTGTAAAAAAGCCTATAGAAAAGGGATATTTTAGAGAAAACCACGGGCTTGAAGGAGATGCTCATGCTGGAAGGGGACACAGGCAGGTCAGTCTTCTTGCAGAGGAGAGTATAGAAAAGATGAAAGCAAAAGGCATTTGGGATTTGGCTGCAGGAAAATTTGCAGAAAATATAACAACAGAAGGAATTGAACTTTACACTTTGCCGGTAGGAACAAAACTTAAAATAGGAGAAGAGGTTATTCTTGAAATATCTCAAATAGGGAAAAAATGTCACGAAGCTTGTGAGATCAGAAAGATTACAGGTGATTGTATAATGCCAAGGGAAGGTGTATTTGCAAAGGTTATAAAAGGTGGATATATAAAGCCGGGTGATGAGATAGTATTACTGCATGAAACTGAAAATTAATTTAAAATTTTGGTTCTTTGTCAAGAGTTGGGGGGTATTTTCTTAATGCCTGTCCTTACTTTTGAGGTTAGAGCATAATGTCATTATTAGAAACTTTATACATTAAATGTAACGATATTATACTCTAACCCTCATTTAGTACAGAAGATTCCACTATTTAATTTTATCTCACCTTGCTATTTTCCTCTATACACAATAAAGTATCCTCTTTCTAAATCTTTCAAAATTCCTATATCCATATGCATTCCTCTTTAGTACTTTAATCTTGCTATTAAATCCTTCTGTCACGGCATTTGTGTATGGGACATCAAATGAACGAGTATTTCCTCAAAGCAAAAGTGAATATAGTAAATAAAAATATTTAGACAATGTAAAATTTTCATAAGAGAGTGATGTTACAATCCTTTAATAAGAAGTTTATTTAAACTGTTTTCTACAAAAACTTTACACCATCTGCTAATATTAATATCTATTCAAACTGTGGGTATATTTTTTTATTGCTATCAAAACATTCTAATATGGTATAATAAAGGCGAACAAATAAGAATAAGAAGCTTAGCAATGTCAAAAAAGCAAAAAAGTTCAGAAAGTGGGTATTATAAACAAAAAGACAAGGTTAAATCTATATACATTGTATGAATTGTATGAAAAGTAACAAACAAAAAAGGTTAAATCATTTTCTACAAATAATACAAGCTAAAAACTAACCCAAGATGATGACATGTCTAGTGCTAGGGTTATGTGGACATAAATATTTTTCATTTTTATTTTTTGCATAAAAAGCACTTTAAGCACAAAAAGCTTGTTTTTAAAATTTTCAACGTGCTCAATAACTGCACATTTACTGCACGTAAGGATGGAAGTTATTGTGCACTTAATGAGCACTTTTTGTATGCTTGAAACACGCATGGTTAAGCTTTTTTTTGCTTTTTGTGCAATAAGTAAATAGGTTTTATCTGAAGGACCATATTTTTCTTGGCCTTCCTTTTGTTTTGTCTATTTTACAAACAATTTTGTTTTTGGCAGATAGTTTTTGTGAGATATGGAGGCGAGGAATTTCTCATATTTCGTTTTTGGTTTGTCATATATAAAAGTTCGAAAAAAGCGGGGGAATTCCTTTGAAAATATATAGCAGAACCCCTGAATTTATGAGGGTTTTGGGGTTCTGCAAGAACCTAAATGTTAAAATAAAGAACGTGGAATTTATAAATGTTAAGCTTCCAGAGGAAATTGTTCGTGAGGAATATTTAGGGAATTTCGACCAAGCAAATCACCTCATTGAAAGATGGCTGGAAAGAAGACTTCCAAATGACCTTAGAATGAGATTAATTTTTGAAAAGGAACGAGTAAAAAGGCTTTTAAAGAATTATCATTATGATGAGGAGACAGCTATTAACAAAGCAAGAGAGCTTATAGATAATTTTACAAATGAAGAATTTTATACTTTGCGTGATAAAGGATTTTTAGATTACATTATGGTTGATGGAAAAAGAATGTATGAGGAAAGATTTGTTCAGAATATTGCTTATGCGATTCCGGATTACCAGAAAAGGATGAAAAAAGACAAAAGTAGAGAAGAGTCACGAAATCTTAATGACAATAGGTTAGGAGAACTTCTGAATGGTGATAAGCCGAAAGAATATAAGGTTCGTGCTAAAATTTCTCTAAAAATTGTAGAAGACATCGAGGAAGAGAAAGTGAAAGTTTGGTTACCATTTCCAAAAGAAGAATTTCAGCAGAAAGATGTAAAACTTGTTTCAGCAAGTCATGAAAAGTATTTTTTAGCATCTTCCGATATCCCTCAAAGAACAATCTATTTTGAAGGTAAAAAAGAAAATGAATATTTTGTAGAATTCGAATATGTTATAAAAGAATGGGTAAATACAGTTGTTCCAGCAAATACTGAAGAAATAAATAATTATGACTTTTTATCAGAGGAGCCGCCTCATATAATTTTTACACCATATTTAAAGAAACTTGCTAAAGAAATAGTAGGAGATGAGAAAAACCCCTATCTAAAAGCAAAGAAGATATATGATTGGATAACCTTAAATGTTAACTACTCT contains:
- a CDS encoding molybdopterin biosynthesis protein — its product is MRQNIYLSNISLNEAIDIFLEKIKDFKLGREYVKTYGANGRVTAKPIFAKISSPFYSCSAVDGIATVAKKTFTATDKNPVRLKEGVDYVVIDTGDPIPDEYDCVIMVEDLIWVSQDEVEIIKPAIPWQNIRQIGEDIVEGQLILPQSHRIRPVDIGALIAGGVFEVEVYKKPKVAIIPTGTELVEPGEELKVGDIIEFNSRVFAAQVEEYGGIPTRFDIVRDDFEKLKAAVDKASKEYDIILLNAGSSAGREDYSKKVIETLGEVYIHGIAIKPGKPVILGKVNNKPIVGIPGFPVSAYFIMENIVKKLINFVQGYDIKDKRYIEATLSKRIMSSSKYLEFVRVKLGFIDGKYIAAPIERGAGTTMSLVRADGVLEIPEELEGYEKGTRVNVNILKSEDEIKNTILCIGSHDLILDIAADLLAKRGKFTLSSAHVGSIGGILSLKDRETHFATIHLLDVETGEYNKSYVKRYIPNRKIALIKFVKRIQGLMVKKGNPLEINSLEDIVKKGARFVNRQKGSGTRILLDYELKRLGINPKDIIGYDREEYTHISVAAQIAKGNADAGLGVFSAAKIMDLDFIPIANEEYDIAIPVEYLELEGVKQFLEVINSEEFKNELDKLGGYDYSNLGEIIIIE
- the moaA gene encoding GTP 3',8-cyclase MoaA translates to MRDRLGRNVDYLRVSVTDRCNLRCIYCMPEEGIPKKDHNEILRNEEILKIIRISAELGIKKVRFTGGEPLVRKGIENIIYETSKIKGIEDIALTTNGTKLYEMADTLKEAGLKRVNISLDSLKKDRYRMITRLGNIDDVFRAIDKSLSIGLEPVKINTVVIKGINDDEIFDFVKLADENPLHIRFIEIMPIGEGAKFKDNYISSDDLISSIPGLTPVETEPGNTARVFKRKGAKGTVGFITPLSCKFCSSCNRIRLTAAGTIKPCLHSKYEVDIKSFLNDEDKIRAMLEHAILSKPAGHNLEKEISQNQKMMFQIGG
- the moaC gene encoding cyclic pyranopterin monophosphate synthase MoaC; the protein is MNLTHINEEGRARMVDVSEKAETKREAVAIGSIYMKNETLRRIHEGTIKKGDVLAVAQVAGIMAAKNTSHMIPMCHPIMITGCDISFNLDFENSKIDIKAVVKTVGQTGVEMEALTAVTVAALTIYDMCKAIDRDMVISEIMLVKKSGGKSGLYEREV
- a CDS encoding MOSC domain-containing protein, whose amino-acid sequence is MAKVVSVNISEKKGTVKKPIEKGYFRENHGLEGDAHAGRGHRQVSLLAEESIEKMKAKGIWDLAAGKFAENITTEGIELYTLPVGTKLKIGEEVILEISQIGKKCHEACEIRKITGDCIMPREGVFAKVIKGGYIKPGDEIVLLHETEN
- a CDS encoding transglutaminase domain-containing protein; the protein is MEFINVKLPEEIVREEYLGNFDQANHLIERWLERRLPNDLRMRLIFEKERVKRLLKNYHYDEETAINKARELIDNFTNEEFYTLRDKGFLDYIMVDGKRMYEERFVQNIAYAIPDYQKRMKKDKSREESRNLNDNRLGELLNGDKPKEYKVRAKISLKIVEDIEEEKVKVWLPFPKEEFQQKDVKLVSASHEKYFLASSDIPQRTIYFEGKKENEYFVEFEYVIKEWVNTVVPANTEEINNYDFLSEEPPHIIFTPYLKKLAKEIVGDEKNPYLKAKKIYDWITLNVNYSYVHPYALYENIPEFVACNLKGDCGFQALLFITLCRIVGIPARWQSGWYITPFLASPHDWALFFIPPYGWLPADLSFGGRYKNNQELREFYFGNLDAFRMVANSDFMKDFTPKKVFWRNDPYDNQVGEAETEHKNIYDFKYEIQVLDFKEIRR